A window from Athalia rosae chromosome 5, iyAthRosa1.1, whole genome shotgun sequence encodes these proteins:
- the LOC105691226 gene encoding uncharacterized protein LOC105691226, with protein MCGEGGAKFGCSGCVRELLGRQSGWIECKSISFPDHVYYFNIRTRCSTWKRPVPQGTQLPQLRRYQQQNYRRSPENENARVAMVNFSSSDDSDSPLDDSPRSAFELHARRMQIFLENHADHRLAEFYASGGPVREKLLECYRNAKYELARQLGEKSKKSKAPKRKVPAKPKPTRPTKIIKECNGIVTISYDPLPPEIPDDAKMSDLSETTVNSLMMQSVENSEEGIGSGGKTVVPGQGREASISRENRGFDSLVFKELNLSDSDTTISDMVIT; from the exons ATGTGCGGAGAAGGTGGCGCTAAATTTGGATGCTCCGGTTGTGTCCG GGAACTTTTGGGACGCCAAAGTGGATGGATCGAGTGCAAGTCCATAAGTTTCCCCGACCACGTTTATTACTTCAACATCAGAACGCGATGCTCAACCTGGAAGAGACCGGTGCCACAGGGTACTCAACTTCCGCAGTTGAGAAGATATCAG CAACAGAATTACAGAAGATCGCCGGAGAACGAGAACGCCAGGGTCGCGATGGTAAATTTTTCTAGTAGCGACGATTCGGATTCTCCGCTGGATGATTCGCCGCGGTCAGCGTTCGAACTTCACGCGCGTCGCATGCAAATATTTCTGGAAAATCACGCGGATCACAGATTGGCCGAGTTTTACGCTAGCGGCGGTCCCGTCCGCGAAAAGCTCCTCGAATGTTACAGAAACGCCAAGTACGAACTGGCTCGGCAATTGGGCGAAAAATCTAAGAAAAGTAAAGCGCCCAAGCGCAAGGTTCCCGCGAAGCCGAAACCGACTCGTccgacgaaaataataaaagaatgtAACGGTATCGTAACTATAAGCTACGATCCTCTGCCCCCCGAAATACCGGATGATGCTAAAATGTCCGATCTGAGCGAAACCACTGTTAATTCTCTCATGATGCAGTCGGTGGAGAATTCCGAAGAGGGAATCGGTAGCGGCGGAAAAACCGTCGTTCCCGGCCAAGGTCGCGAGGCGAGCATCTCCCGCGAAAATCGAGGCTTCGACAGCCTCGTTTTCAAAGAGTTAAATTTGAGCGATTCGGATACCACTATTAGCGATATGGTgattacgtaa